TTTCTATCTATTAGGTTCAGCTGTTGGACCTCATCCTTATCCTATTATAGTTAGGGAATTTCAAAGTATAATAGGAAAAGAGGCTAGAAAACAAATATTGGAGAAGGAAAATAGATTACCAGATTATCTAATAGCATGTGTAGGAGGAGGGAGCAATGCCATAGGTTTATTCCATCCTTTCGTTAATGACAAAGAGGTAAAATTTATAGGAGTGGAACCTGCTGGAAAGGGAATTGATTCAGGTTATCATGCTGCATCTATTTCAAAAGGGAAACCTGATATAATCCATGGATTTAAATGTTATACATTAGATGAAAAAGAAACTAATATCCATTCTATAGCTGCAGGATTAGATTATCCTGGTGTAGGACCAGAGCATAGTTATTATAAGGATATAAAAAGAGCAGAATATGTTTCTGTTACAGATAAGGAGGCATTAGACGCTTTTTATAAATTATCTAAGTTGGAAGGGATAATACCTGCATTAGAAAGTGCCCATGGAATAGCATATGGAATAAAATTAGCATCTACTTTACCTAAGGATAAAATAATCATAATAAACTTATCAGGAAGAGGAGATAAAGATATAAATCAAATAATGGATATGGGAAATATAATTTGAAGAGAAATATAAAGGGCATCTATTGTATATGTAAATAGATGCCCTTTATAAATGCAAATAAATGTATATTTTATACATTGAATTATGGTATAATATAGAAGAATAAATGAAAATAATTATGCAAATTAAATATATAAAAAATACTATTATTATATGTTTTTAATAGTGGTAGGAATTTTTGCACTATATTTATTCTTAGCCCTTATTCCAAAACCTGATTACAATTTTGAATTATCCCAAAGGGCTTAATTTCTAATTTAGTTTCTTAAATTTATGATATTGAATATAAAGTTTACACAGATAGCATGATAGTTTATTACAATACAAAAGATTTTAATTATCGGGTGGTCATTATTATGCTAAAAATTAAATTTTATTCTAGGTTAGTATTTTATTCATTATAAAAAAGATGATATAATGTAGATTAAGTATTTAAAATTGAAGGGGAATAAATCTATGAAGAAAATGATTATAGAATGGATGAAGTCCATAGTTATAGCTTTATTGTTAGCATTTACAATAACCTATTTTATAAGTGGAACTAAAGTTTATGGTAGTTCAATGTATCCAACTTTATTTCATGATGATTTTTTAATTATATTTAATAGTAAAAAAAATATTAATAGAGGAGATATTGTAGTAATTAATACTGATTTAGAGATTAATTCTAAGGATTTAGAAGAGTTAGGTCCTATAAGAAAGAAAATGGCTGGTAATACTAAAAAGATAGTAAAGAGGGTTATAGCTGTTGAAGGAGACAGTATAATGATTTCAGAGGGGAAGGTATATTTAAATGGCAAAGAGCTGAAAGAAGAATATGTAAATGGAGATCTAACCAATGGATCTTTATATATAGAGGAAATTCCAAAAGGAAAAATGTTTGTAATGGGAGATAATAGGTATGTAAGTTTAGATAGCCGTGATGAAAGGATTGGATTGGTGGATAAAGAAGATATTGTAGGAAAAGTGATTTTCCGAATTTACCCTTTTTCTAAATTTGGCAAATTAAAATGATATAAAGGAGATGAGTAGAATGAAGGAAATAGTATTAGCAGGAGGCTGTTTTTGGGGAGTAGAAGAATATATGTCTAGAATAGATGGAGTAGTAGACACAAAAGTAGGTTATGCAAATGGAACAAAAGAAAATCCAACTTATGAAGAAGTATGTACAAACACTACAGGACATGCTGAAGCATGTTATGTTAAGTTTGATGAAAATATTATATCCTTAGAGGAGTTATTAAATAGGTTTTGGAATATAATAGATCCAACCTTAAAAAATAGGCAAGGTCCAGATATTGGAAGTCAATATAGAACAGGTATCTACTATATAGATGAAAAGGATTTACCAATAATAATTAAAACCTTTGAAGAACAAAAGAGAAAATATGATAGCCCTATAGTTACTGAAGTAGAACCATTAAAGGTGTTTTATGATGCAGAAGAGTATCATCAAAAATATTTAAAGAAAAATCCAGGGGGTTATTGTCATATAAACTTAGATAAATAACTATCTTTTTTGGTGCCTGGCACCAAAAAAGATAGTTATTTATATTAATTAAATAATCCTTTTAGAGTATTTAAATCCAGTTCATCATAGCTGGATATAATAAGATCCGCTTGAGATAAATCTTGTTCTCCTGAGTTTGGATTTTTAAAACCTATACATTTCATTCCTGCTGCTTTTGCTGCAATGACTCCATTTTTAGCATCTTCAATTACTAAGCAATTATGCGGTTCCACTCCCATTTTTTCTGCAGTTTTTAAGAATATTTCTGGATGAGGTTTCCCTTTGGATACATCTTCTCCACTTATTATTACATTAAAATATTTATCCAATTTAAATTTATTTACTATTAAATTAACAATTTTTCTATTATTGGAAGAAGCTAATCCCATTGGATATCCTTTTTTATGAAGTTTTTCTATAAATTCTTCAACATTATCTACCAAATTAAGCATGTGAATATTTTTTATAAATCTTTCTTTTTTCATCTGTATGATTTCATCTACAGGTTTTTTAATATTAAATTTTTCCTTTAAGATTGACCACATATGATAATCAGTAGTTCCTATAAATGCATTATGTTCTTCTTCAGTAATTTTTCCTCCTAATTCTTTAAGAATTTCCCTTTCTAATTTACAGTGTAATGGTTCACTATCAATTATAACTCCATCCATATCGAAAATTATAGCTTTCAAAATTAATCCTCCTTATCCATTGATTAAAAAGTGAATATTTAATATAATACTAAATGTTATTTATATAAATATTTCTGAAGATGAATATACACTATAATTAAAAATAAGTCAAAATTATATTAAAAACTATTGCACTATATATAGAGTTTTGATAATATATACATACAATATATTGTAATATATATGAATTTAGGGGGAATAAAAATGATTACTAAAATTAGAAAAAGAGATGGAAGAGAAGTGCCATTCAATATAGAAAAAATAGCAAATGCAATATTTAAAGCAGCTCAAGCAGTAGGGGGTCAAGATTATGATATGGCTGTAAAGTTAGCTGAGGAAGTGGCCATTGAATTAAATAGAAAGTATGAAGACCAAATTCCTGGAGTCGAAGATATACAGGATATTGTAGAAAAAACACTTATTGAAAATGGGCATGCAAAAACAGCTAAAGAATACATATTGTATAGGGCTGAGAGGACTCGAATACGTGAGATGGATATGAGACTGATGAGGGTATATGAAGATTTAACTTTTAAGAAAGCAGAGGATATAGATCTTAAAAGGGAGAATGCTAATATAGATGGAGATACTGCTATGGGAACTATGCTTAAATACGGCTCAGAAGGAGCAAAGCAGTTTTATGATCTATTTATATTAAATCCTGCTCATTCTGAAGCACACAAAAATGGAGATATACATATACATGACTTAGATTTTTTAACATTAACTACTACTTGTTGTCAAATTGATATAATAAAATTGTTTAAAGGCGGATTTAATACAGGGCATGGATATTTGAGAGAGCCTAAAGATATTCAGTCCTATGCAGCATTAGCTTGTATTGCAATTCAATCTAACCAAAATGATCAACATGGAGGGCAAAGTATACCTAATTTTGATTATGGGATGGCCTTAGGAGTTAAGAAAACCTATATAAAAACTTATAGACAAAATTTACTCAAAAGTATTGAGCTATTAGTTGAAGATGTAGATTTAGAAGAAAATGTAAAAAATATATTTGGGATATTAGAAAATGAATATAACTTAGTGCCAACTTTAGGAGGTAATGAAGAATATAAAAAAAAGGAAGCAGAGTATTTAGATGAATTATTGAATGATACTTCCTTGGTTCAAAAGATACAAAACTTTGCTGAACGAAATGCTTACAAAGACACGGATAGGAGAACATATCAAGCTATGGAAGCTTTGATTCACAATTTAAACACCATGCATTCTAGAGCAGGAGCTCAAATACCTTTTAGTTCTATAAATTATGGTACAGATACATCTCCTGAGGGAAGAATGGTTATGAAAAATTTACTTTTGTCTACAGAGGCAGGATTAGGAAATGGCGAAACTCCTATATTTCCAATACAGATATTTAAGGTAAAAGAAGGAATAAACTATAATCCAGGAGATCCTAATTATGATTTGCTTAAACTAGCTTGTAGAGTAAGTGCTAAAAGGTTATTTCCTAATTTCTCTTTTATAGATGCTCCATTTAATATTAAATATTATAAGGAAGGGCATCCAGAAACGGAAATTGCCTATATGGGCTGTAGAACTAGAGTTATTGGAAATGTATATGATCCATCTAGAGAAATAGTTAATGGAAGAGGTAATTTAAGTTTTACTACAATTAATTTACCTAGATTAGGGCTTAAACATCGTGGAGATATAAAGGGATTTTATGAAGAATTGGATCGTACCATAGATTTAGTAATAGAGCAATTATTAGAGAGATTTGAAATACAAGCAAGTAAAAGGGTTCATAATTTTCCGTTCCTAATGGGGCAAGGGATATGGATTGATTCTGATAAATTGGATAAGAATGATGAGATAAGGGAGATATTAAAACATGGTACTTTATCCATTGGATTTATTGGTTTAGCAGAGTGTTTAAAGGCTTTAACAGGATTTCATCATGGAGAGAGTATAGAATCCCAAAAATTAGGTTTGGAAATTATAGGTCATATGAGGGATAGGATGGATGAAACTAGTAAACAATTTGGTATGAACTTTACATTGTTGGCTACTCCAGCAGAAGGTACTGCAGGCAGATTTGTAAAAATAGATAGAGAGATATTTGGAGAAATTGAAGGGATTACAGATAGGGAATATTATACTAATAGTTTTCATGTACCTGTATATTATGAAATTACAGCTTTTGAAAAAATAAACATAGAAGCTCCTTATCATGAATTGACTAATGCAGGACATATTACTTATATAGAAGTAGATGGAGATCCAACACAAAATTTGGAGGCTTTTGAAAAGATAATCAGAGCGATGAAAGAAGCAGGTGTTGGTTATGGGTCTATAAATCATCCAGTAGATAGAGATCCAGTATGCGGATTTACAGGAATAATAGGAGATACTTGTCCTAAATGTGGCAGAGAAGAGGGAGATATTAAATTTCAAAGGATAAGGAGAATAACTGGTTATTTAGTTGGAACATTGGAAAGATTTAATGATGCAAAAAGAGCAGAAGAAAGGGATAGAGTAAAACATTTTTCCTGTTCCTATAAATAAAGAGGTGGCAATATGGAAGACGAAATAAAGATTGCAGGAATCATAAAAGAATCCATAGTAGATGGTCCAGGAATTAGATTAGCGGTATTTACCCAAGGTTGTGTTCACAATTGTATAGGTTGCCATAATCCAGAAACCCATTCTTTTAGTGGAGGATACTATATGAAAATAGATGAAATAGTAAATATGGTTAAAAAAAATCCTCTATTAGATGGGATAA
This portion of the Keratinibaculum paraultunense genome encodes:
- the trpB gene encoding tryptophan synthase subunit beta, yielding MKRFNGYFGEYGGSYVPEDLKEVLKELEENFYKYVDDKDFKEELNYYFKDYVGRESPLYYAEKLTKYAGGAKIYLKREDLNHTGAHKINNAIGQALLAKRMGKNRIIAETGAGQHGVATATVCALFDMDCTVYMGAVDVKRQEHNVFRMELLGANVVPVREGNATLKEAVDKALEDFVKNAHNTFYLLGSAVGPHPYPIIVREFQSIIGKEARKQILEKENRLPDYLIACVGGGSNAIGLFHPFVNDKEVKFIGVEPAGKGIDSGYHAASISKGKPDIIHGFKCYTLDEKETNIHSIAAGLDYPGVGPEHSYYKDIKRAEYVSVTDKEALDAFYKLSKLEGIIPALESAHGIAYGIKLASTLPKDKIIIINLSGRGDKDINQIMDMGNII
- the lepB gene encoding signal peptidase I codes for the protein MKKMIIEWMKSIVIALLLAFTITYFISGTKVYGSSMYPTLFHDDFLIIFNSKKNINRGDIVVINTDLEINSKDLEELGPIRKKMAGNTKKIVKRVIAVEGDSIMISEGKVYLNGKELKEEYVNGDLTNGSLYIEEIPKGKMFVMGDNRYVSLDSRDERIGLVDKEDIVGKVIFRIYPFSKFGKLK
- the msrA gene encoding peptide-methionine (S)-S-oxide reductase MsrA gives rise to the protein MKEIVLAGGCFWGVEEYMSRIDGVVDTKVGYANGTKENPTYEEVCTNTTGHAEACYVKFDENIISLEELLNRFWNIIDPTLKNRQGPDIGSQYRTGIYYIDEKDLPIIIKTFEEQKRKYDSPIVTEVEPLKVFYDAEEYHQKYLKKNPGGYCHINLDK
- a CDS encoding HAD family hydrolase; its protein translation is MKAIIFDMDGVIIDSEPLHCKLEREILKELGGKITEEEHNAFIGTTDYHMWSILKEKFNIKKPVDEIIQMKKERFIKNIHMLNLVDNVEEFIEKLHKKGYPMGLASSNNRKIVNLIVNKFKLDKYFNVIISGEDVSKGKPHPEIFLKTAEKMGVEPHNCLVIEDAKNGVIAAKAAGMKCIGFKNPNSGEQDLSQADLIISSYDELDLNTLKGLFN
- a CDS encoding anaerobic ribonucleoside triphosphate reductase, with the translated sequence MITKIRKRDGREVPFNIEKIANAIFKAAQAVGGQDYDMAVKLAEEVAIELNRKYEDQIPGVEDIQDIVEKTLIENGHAKTAKEYILYRAERTRIREMDMRLMRVYEDLTFKKAEDIDLKRENANIDGDTAMGTMLKYGSEGAKQFYDLFILNPAHSEAHKNGDIHIHDLDFLTLTTTCCQIDIIKLFKGGFNTGHGYLREPKDIQSYAALACIAIQSNQNDQHGGQSIPNFDYGMALGVKKTYIKTYRQNLLKSIELLVEDVDLEENVKNIFGILENEYNLVPTLGGNEEYKKKEAEYLDELLNDTSLVQKIQNFAERNAYKDTDRRTYQAMEALIHNLNTMHSRAGAQIPFSSINYGTDTSPEGRMVMKNLLLSTEAGLGNGETPIFPIQIFKVKEGINYNPGDPNYDLLKLACRVSAKRLFPNFSFIDAPFNIKYYKEGHPETEIAYMGCRTRVIGNVYDPSREIVNGRGNLSFTTINLPRLGLKHRGDIKGFYEELDRTIDLVIEQLLERFEIQASKRVHNFPFLMGQGIWIDSDKLDKNDEIREILKHGTLSIGFIGLAECLKALTGFHHGESIESQKLGLEIIGHMRDRMDETSKQFGMNFTLLATPAEGTAGRFVKIDREIFGEIEGITDREYYTNSFHVPVYYEITAFEKINIEAPYHELTNAGHITYIEVDGDPTQNLEAFEKIIRAMKEAGVGYGSINHPVDRDPVCGFTGIIGDTCPKCGREEGDIKFQRIRRITGYLVGTLERFNDAKRAEERDRVKHFSCSYK